A segment of the Bacteroidota bacterium genome:
AATTCTATGATTTTGAAAGTTTTTGGTATGTAGCTCTAGAAGCTTTTCAACAGAAAACAGGGAAAGATTTATATGATTTTATAGATTACGATAATTTTAAGCATTGCGAAGGAAACTATCCTCCTATAAATTTTACATGGGAAGAAGAAAATGGCGAAAGCATGAGAAAAATCTGCCCAAGACTTTTTGCAAAATTTGCCGAAAATTTCCATTAAAAATTCGACTTCACAATTTAAATTAAGGAGCAAAAATCCAATAAATATTCTATCTTAGTAAAGATTTAATTTGAATATTTATTAATTCTCAATTTTTTCAAATGTCGAAACAACTCACAGGTCGCCAAAGAAGTGAAGCAAGAAGGCAAATTGTAATTTCCAATCCTTCTGTTTGTTATTATTGTAAGTCAACAGGATTAACTATTACCGATGCATTTTGTCCAAATTGCGGCTTTCCTCAGAGAGGAACTCAAGTGCAAATGAAAAAATTCATTTGGAATATTAATAACAAGCATGTACTTCTTGATAAACAAAAAAAGGCTATTAGTAAAGCGAGAAATATCCTGTTTGGTTTATCCATTCTATTCTTTGTTTTTTCACTTATATTAGGTTTAGGTGTCGAGTTTAATTTGTTTATTCTTATCTCTAACCTAATTGTTTCCGGTATTTATCTTGGTTTAGGATTTTGGAGTATTAAAAATCCATTTCCCGCTATCTTAACAGGCTTTTTCCTTTACATAACTTTAATTGTAATCAATGCTGTTTTTGACCCTGCCACACTTTTACAAGGTGCATTAATGAAAGGATTTGTTATTGCCGGATTTATATATGGTTATAAAGCCGTAAAAGAATCTGCTGCATTGGAAAAGGAACTAGAATCTATTAAAAAAGCAAAAGACTTAAACATCCCTGATGAAGTGTCAGAATTGTCAAACTGAGATAACAAGAGCAATTTCTTATTGTAATAAATGTGGCTCTAAACTAATAACAGAACCAGTTGATGATTACAGTAAATCTATTAATAGAACCAAAGTATTCTTCTTTGTATTATTGGGCTATATTGCCTTATTACACGTATTAAAACTAAACAGCAATTATGTCTATTCAATAATTGCAGATTTAATTTTTGCAATTATTGTAGTTACATTTCTCGTTTTAAATTTCAACTCTATAAAAGGCACTCTAATTCCAAAAATAACTGATTATAGATTATTAACTATATTATGTCTCGGACTTGTATTTTTAGCCTTTATCGTTTCTCATTTTGCAAATTACTTGAACGAAAGTGTATTCAACAACAGTAACAGTACTTATATTGAACACTATAAGGACTCCCCTTTACCACTTTTATTTAGTATAATCTCAGTTGGGGTTTTTCCGGCAATCTTTGAGGAAATAGCATTTAGAGGTATACTTTTTAACGAATTAAAAAACATTGTATCTACTAATTCTACAATCATCATATCAACTGTTTTATTTACCATACTTCATTTCTCGTTGATTTCCTTCCTATGGATTTTCCCTATCGGTCTTTTATTCGGCTATTTAAGATCTAAATATGATAACTTAATTTATGGAATAATTGGTCACTTTGTATATAACTCAAGCATTGTGATGATTGAGTTTATTAATGTCTAATTTGTAAAGAATCGAAATAAAATTACTTGTAAAATACATTCAAGCTTTATGAAAAAACCTCTCACTCTCACCCTACTCATCGCAAGCTCCTTCTTTTTTGGATTTGCGTTTAAGAGTCTGCTCGATAAAAAAAGTGAAGCAACACCTAAAAGAGTCACCGGTATCGGCGGCATCTTTTTTAAATGCAAAGATCCCAAACAAGTGAGAGACTGGTATCAGAAACATTTGGGTTTAAGCACTAATCAGTACGGCTCCGTATTTGAATGGTTTCAGGGTGCCGACAGTACTAAAAAAGGATTTACGCAATGGAGTCCGTTTAATGAAAAAACAAAATACTTTTTGCCCTCTACCAAAGACTTCATGATTAATTACCGCGTAGAAAATTTAAAATGGTTGGTGGATGATTTAAAAAAGAATGGCGTTACGGTTTTAGATACCATTGAAAGTTATGATTACGGAAAGTTTGTACACATCCTGGATATTGAAGGCAATAAAATCGAACTCTGGGAACCCAATGATGTAGAGTATGAAAAAATGGGTAAACAAATGGGAAGTAAAACGACAAAATGATTTTTAAATGATGAATTTTGAATGATGAATGTAGTCATTCTTTTAATTTTTGTTAATTCAATTCCATTTTAACAAAAGGATGATTACCCTTCATTAAAAAGCAAATATCTTTATATGGCATGAGAATCAAATTTTACTTAATCTGTTTTTTGCTGCTATTTGCCCGAGGCTGTGATTTTTATTCAACCGGACTTTGGTTTTTTGATCATCCGGAAGGAGAAACCAACCCTTTAGTAAGCGTTTTTCATTTGGGCTGGAATGGCTTACTGATTAGCAATATTATTTTAATTGGCTTCATTATTTACTGCTTTTACTATTACACCTTTAAATATTCGCGCACTATACCTACCAATAAGCCTACACGAATGAGTGATTATATTTCGGAATTGTACTTTAACGAAAAAGGTAAACTGTATCAGATTTTATTTAAAACACCTAAGAATAAAAAAATCGCTATTGCTCATTTCGGTTACATCGTCATTAGGGTCGCCATCATAGGAAGTTTTTTGGCTACCATTCATAATATCTGTCAGTATTATAATGTTTCATTCTACAATAACTTCAGGGAAATAGTTGGAAGACCCTTATATGTTATTTATGTTCTAATACTCGGCTCCTTTATTTATTACACGTATCGCTTATGGTTAAAGGAATATAGTTTAGCAAAAAACAACACAACTAATTAAATGTATTTTCGAAAAAAAACATATACTCATCTTTTGTTTTTTGCTACATCTATTTTATTAATTAACTGCCGCCAACAAGTAGAATCTCAGGTAAAGAATAGTTCTTCCGGTGTTTCCATTTCAAACACAGGGCGTCATGGTCGCCCTAAATTTGGCAACGATTCGAGTTGGTATGCTTATTTTAATATTACCACTACCATTAGAAATGACACGACTGTTCCTATTCAACTAGATTTACAATTCGAAACAGAATACAAGCATTTGAATAAAACATTTCGCTTGTTTTTACTTCCGCAGAACATGGATGTGGAAGCGCAAAAGAAACAGGAATATTTTTCGGATACTGTTGTGCCATTTATGAAATTACATGAGCACTACCCTACTACTATTAAAAAAGTACTGCAACCCGGAGAAAAATATTTAGTAAATATAAGTTACCACTCACCAAAAAATTCTGATTTTGGTCCGGGCCAATTAGCTGTTATTTCA
Coding sequences within it:
- a CDS encoding CPBP family intramembrane metalloprotease → MKCQNCQTEITRAISYCNKCGSKLITEPVDDYSKSINRTKVFFFVLLGYIALLHVLKLNSNYVYSIIADLIFAIIVVTFLVLNFNSIKGTLIPKITDYRLLTILCLGLVFLAFIVSHFANYLNESVFNNSNSTYIEHYKDSPLPLLFSIISVGVFPAIFEEIAFRGILFNELKNIVSTNSTIIISTVLFTILHFSLISFLWIFPIGLLFGYLRSKYDNLIYGIIGHFVYNSSIVMIEFINV
- a CDS encoding VOC family protein — encoded protein: MLDKKSEATPKRVTGIGGIFFKCKDPKQVRDWYQKHLGLSTNQYGSVFEWFQGADSTKKGFTQWSPFNEKTKYFLPSTKDFMINYRVENLKWLVDDLKKNGVTVLDTIESYDYGKFVHILDIEGNKIELWEPNDVEYEKMGKQMGSKTTK